One window from the genome of Babylonia areolata isolate BAREFJ2019XMU chromosome 11, ASM4173473v1, whole genome shotgun sequence encodes:
- the LOC143287635 gene encoding uncharacterized protein LOC143287635, protein MEVLYRNQPVFGAQPAAMVYPSANCPSLSSPMFSTPSQPYTCYSFQASPSTTSPHPPSRTPTPEYPCRSRSNQESMMNEGTPNTATTTLKSVLRGEVPEAYSHFMSSSPPGSEAAAGRQSHSPLGKRKCPFVEVETPSCCPGGPFLGRGSTTVLSPPPEDVQTEPMDLSFKRPSSASSSDDAAASSPASFHHTFPPSPAEDHQGHSSEFSLLRNLLQVGKTLQPPSSSPFHSASPTTSSSSSANSDRSCDSPCSSESGYPTTTTTRHLCGSTRVTLAKKNMYPVSARVSDWLVKVVQFAHSVSCFREDLTPGDQFTLLLNSWSRLLLLFMAESNFQFVVTPLRTDPSSVAEGSSGSSEAADCLPSPDEPTMKSVEAIQTFIRKCQHMGVESEEYHYLRMLVLFNSGNAGVNEAAKVDGFNSQIQKSLQQHVHSTRPRDVMHYSRLLMCLPSLYGISANMVERLFCRHIDRTFSSPSSCCSSTSASTTFSMGSLLKELMRNMDR, encoded by the exons ATGGAGGTGCTATACCGAAACCAACCCGTCTTCGGAGCCCAGCCCGCCGCCATGGTCTACCCTTCCGCCAACTGCCCCAGCCTGTCCTCCCCCAtgttctccaccccctcccagcccTACACCTGCTACTCCTTCCAGGCCAGCCCCTCCACCACCTCGCCCCACCCGCCCTCCCGCACCCCAACCCCGGAGTACCCTTGCCGGTCCAGGAGCAACCAGGAGAGCATGATGAACGAGGGCAcccccaacaccgccaccaccacgctCAAGTCGGTGCTGAGGGGCGAGGTGCCAGAGGCGTACTCGCACTTCATGTCGTCGTCGCCGCCTGGCTCTGAGGCCGCCGCGGGCCGGCAGTCGCACAGCCCTCTAGGGAAGCGGAAGTGTCCATTTGTGGAGGTGGAGACCCCATCCTGCTGCCCCGGGGGACCCTTTCTAGGCAGGGGGTCTACCACTGTACTCTCCCCGCCCCCCGAGGATGTGCAGACGGAGCCCATGGACTTGTCCTTCAAGCgcccttcctccgcctcctcctctgaTGACGCCGCCGCCTCTTCCCCGGCCTCCTTCCACCACACCTTTCCCCCGTCCCCTGCCGAGGACCACCAAGGCCACAGCAGCGAGTTCTCCCTGCTCAGGAACCTCCTGCAGGTGGGTAAGACCCTTcagcccccttcctcctccccattccaCTCGGCCTCCccaaccacctcctcttcctcctcagccAACAGCGATCGGAGTTGCGACTCCCCCTGCAGCTCAGAGTCCGggtatcccaccaccaccaccacccgccacctGTGCGGCTCCACCCGCGTGACGCTAGCCAAGAAGAACATGTACCCGGTGTCGGCCCGCGTGTCGGACTGGCTGGTGAAAGTGGTGCAGTTCGCCCACTCGGTGAGCTGCTTCCGGGAGGACCTCACCCCTGGCGACCAGTTCACCCTGCTCCTCAACTCGTGGAGCCGGCTCCTGCTGCTGTTCATGGCCGAGAGCAACTTCCAGTTCGTGGTCACCCCGCTGAGGACGGACCCTTCTTCCGTGGCGGAGGGTTCCTCCGGTTCCTCGGAGGCGGCGGACTGTTTGCCGTCCCCAGACGAGCCCACCATGAAGTCGGTGGAGGCCATTCAGACCTTCATCCGCAAGTGCCAGCACATGGGGGTAGAGTCTGAAGAGTACCACTACCTCAGGATGCTGGTGCTGTTCAATTCTG gtaACGCTGGTGTGAATGAGGCAGCGAAGGTGGACGGCTTCAACTCGCAGATCCAGAAGTCCCTCCAGCAGCACGTGCACAGCACGCGCCCCCGCGACGTGATGCACTACTCGCGTCTGCTGATGTGCCTGCCCTCGCTCTACGGCATCAGTGCCAACATGGTGGAGCGTCTCTTCTGCCGGCACATCGACCGGACCttctcctccccgtcctcctgctgctcctccacCTCTGCTTCGACCACCTTCTCCATGGGCTCTTTGCTGAAGGAGCTGATGCGTAACATGGACAGGTGA